Proteins from a genomic interval of Haloplasma contractile SSD-17B:
- a CDS encoding alpha/beta hydrolase, with the protein MRVYFILVSVSFLIVLIGMLLILVCIYFYNFAIKRSKKSVFDDLMKEDELLTSLFNSLGEHKEWLYQNDPDRITIRSFDDLKLSAKFLMHKKEKTNRIAIVVHGYASCGDDLSQVARLFYSRYGFNVLLPDLRGHGDSDGHYISFGCHDRLDLLSWIEYINNKFSNDTEILLFGVSMGAATVSLVSGESLPKNVKLIVSDCAYSGVIDILSYHLRRRFRLPSFPLLNLTSFICKLKAKFSFHEGNVYAQVSKSKTPMLFVHGSNDQFVPTDMVYKLYDSAKVDKELVIIDGAGHCVSYFKDSRKYEDAIERFIKKYFNNKRLTG; encoded by the coding sequence ATGAGAGTTTACTTTATTTTGGTTAGTGTGAGTTTTTTAATTGTCCTAATAGGGATGCTACTAATTTTAGTTTGCATCTATTTTTATAATTTTGCAATTAAACGTAGTAAGAAGTCTGTATTTGATGACCTAATGAAAGAAGACGAATTACTAACCTCTCTTTTTAATAGTCTAGGTGAGCATAAAGAATGGCTTTATCAAAACGACCCAGATCGCATTACTATTCGTTCCTTTGATGACCTAAAACTATCTGCTAAGTTTCTAATGCATAAGAAAGAGAAAACAAATCGCATTGCAATTGTCGTTCATGGCTATGCTAGCTGTGGAGATGATTTATCTCAGGTTGCAAGACTCTTTTATTCAAGGTACGGATTCAATGTGCTGTTACCTGACTTAAGAGGACACGGGGATAGTGATGGGCATTATATAAGCTTTGGTTGTCATGATCGCCTTGATTTGCTAAGTTGGATTGAATATATCAATAATAAGTTCTCCAATGATACTGAAATTCTATTATTTGGTGTTTCGATGGGCGCGGCAACTGTGTCACTCGTCAGTGGTGAATCGTTGCCAAAAAATGTGAAATTGATTGTCTCGGATTGTGCATATTCTGGTGTCATTGATATATTGTCTTATCATCTTAGGAGAAGATTTCGTTTGCCAAGTTTTCCATTACTCAATTTAACGAGTTTTATATGTAAATTAAAGGCTAAATTCTCGTTTCATGAGGGTAATGTGTATGCACAAGTCAGTAAAAGTAAAACACCTATGCTTTTTGTTCATGGTAGTAACGATCAGTTTGTTCCTACAGATATGGTGTATAAATTATATGACAGTGCTAAAGTTGACAAGGAACTTGTGATTATTGATGGTGCTGGTCATTGTGTTTCTTATTTTAAAGATTCAAGGAAATATGAAGATGCAATTGAGCGTTTTATAAAAAAATACTTTAACAACAAAAGACTAACTGGTTAA
- the priA gene encoding primosomal protein N' gives MIAQVVVDVKNKNVNRTFDYEIPEELESIVEKGMRVIVPFANRLVMGYIIDFIESSTFNRLKQVEQVIDLVPSVNDELLTLAHKISKETASFLVSCIQVMLPTAIKASYQKRLIKNQALEAHELETYFNEKETIDYETVEANDLYKVKKEIQAGNIELKYVVKNKLKIKKEKYVKINELQDQTVETVTAKLSRSKKQQEAMIYLYQIKERGYTELLKKDLLDAVDLGTSSYNALLKKGYIREIEKESYRDPFRNDEVTERKRVTLNAEQQNVVRSVLESSIKDKQETFLLHGITGSGKTEVYLNIIKEVISKGKEAILLVPEISLTPQIVKRVRSYFNDEVAVLHSGLSQGEKYDEWRKILRKEVKVVVGARSAIFAPFTNIGVIIIDEEHESSYKQSDMPKYHAIEVAKWRANFHNCPVVLGSATPSLESHARAIKGVYNLLTLTKRATNMDLPNTSVVDMTNEFQNGNLSIFSDELKDAITEKLNKKEQIILLLNRRGYSNFVMCRNCGETVMCKNCDLSLTYHKRGDLLKCHYCGYERYLVKECPSCKSTHIRQFGIGTQKVEEELLTLWPDANVIRMDNDTTRKKGDHKRLLDRFGNQEADILLGTQMIAKGLDFLNVTLVGVLSADTTLKLPDFRSSEKTFQLITQVAGRAGRHKKKGEVIIQTYNPKHYAIHLASKQDYDSFFMKEMSVRKIGKYSPYYFLAQVQVSHFDYNKMMKDVHKIASLIRSNLSDQAITLGPVVSQISRINNRYYSQVIIKYKREPNLSPMLERLLEEYNTGGVNVIIDMYPTFLM, from the coding sequence ATGATTGCACAGGTTGTTGTTGATGTTAAAAATAAAAATGTAAACCGCACCTTCGATTATGAAATTCCCGAAGAGTTAGAATCAATTGTTGAGAAGGGGATGCGTGTAATTGTACCATTTGCAAATCGATTAGTGATGGGGTATATCATAGATTTTATAGAGTCCTCTACCTTTAATCGATTAAAACAGGTTGAACAGGTTATTGATCTTGTTCCTTCAGTAAATGATGAATTACTAACACTAGCACATAAAATTTCAAAAGAGACAGCGAGTTTTTTAGTAAGTTGCATACAAGTAATGTTACCGACAGCAATTAAGGCAAGCTATCAAAAACGATTAATTAAAAATCAGGCACTAGAAGCTCATGAACTTGAAACCTATTTTAATGAAAAAGAAACAATTGACTATGAAACCGTAGAGGCTAATGATCTTTATAAAGTTAAAAAAGAAATACAAGCCGGAAATATCGAATTAAAATACGTTGTTAAAAATAAATTAAAAATTAAAAAAGAAAAATATGTTAAAATTAATGAATTGCAAGACCAAACAGTAGAAACCGTTACTGCTAAATTAAGTCGGTCGAAAAAGCAGCAAGAGGCGATGATTTATCTTTATCAAATAAAAGAACGAGGTTATACTGAATTATTAAAGAAGGATTTGCTTGACGCAGTTGACTTAGGTACTTCTTCATATAATGCACTCCTAAAGAAGGGGTACATTAGAGAAATTGAGAAAGAATCATACCGTGATCCATTCCGTAATGATGAAGTGACTGAACGAAAACGTGTAACATTAAATGCTGAACAACAAAATGTCGTTCGTTCAGTATTGGAGTCATCAATTAAAGATAAGCAAGAGACATTTTTACTACACGGAATTACCGGCTCAGGTAAGACAGAAGTTTATTTAAATATTATTAAGGAAGTCATTAGTAAAGGGAAGGAAGCAATTTTGCTCGTTCCTGAAATTTCCTTAACACCTCAGATTGTAAAACGTGTCCGTTCCTATTTTAATGACGAAGTAGCGGTCTTACATAGTGGTCTATCACAGGGGGAAAAGTATGATGAATGGCGTAAAATCCTCCGAAAAGAAGTCAAGGTAGTGGTTGGTGCTAGGTCTGCAATTTTTGCTCCTTTCACTAATATTGGAGTGATTATAATTGATGAAGAACACGAATCAAGTTATAAACAGAGTGACATGCCGAAATACCACGCTATTGAAGTAGCTAAATGGCGTGCTAACTTTCATAATTGTCCTGTAGTACTAGGAAGCGCCACGCCATCACTCGAGTCTCATGCAAGGGCAATTAAAGGGGTGTACAACCTATTAACCCTAACAAAGCGAGCTACTAATATGGATTTACCTAATACATCAGTTGTAGATATGACGAATGAATTTCAAAATGGAAATTTATCTATTTTTTCAGATGAACTAAAGGATGCTATAACAGAGAAGTTAAATAAAAAAGAACAAATCATTTTATTATTAAATCGTCGTGGGTACTCGAACTTTGTTATGTGTAGAAACTGTGGCGAGACAGTAATGTGTAAAAATTGTGATTTATCACTAACTTACCATAAACGCGGTGACCTTCTCAAGTGTCACTATTGTGGGTATGAACGCTACTTGGTTAAAGAATGTCCGAGTTGTAAGAGTACACATATAAGGCAGTTTGGTATAGGAACACAGAAGGTTGAAGAAGAATTATTAACGCTTTGGCCTGATGCTAATGTTATTCGTATGGATAATGATACGACACGAAAGAAAGGTGATCATAAACGATTGCTTGATCGGTTTGGGAATCAGGAAGCTGATATTCTACTTGGTACACAAATGATTGCTAAAGGGCTTGACTTTTTAAATGTTACCCTTGTTGGAGTCTTATCAGCCGATACAACGCTAAAGCTTCCTGATTTTCGTTCTAGTGAAAAGACATTTCAGTTAATTACTCAGGTAGCAGGACGGGCAGGGCGTCACAAAAAGAAAGGTGAAGTTATTATACAGACATACAACCCTAAGCACTATGCGATTCACTTAGCTTCAAAACAAGATTATGACTCATTCTTTATGAAGGAAATGTCTGTCCGTAAGATTGGAAAGTATTCACCCTATTATTTCTTAGCTCAAGTCCAGGTCTCACATTTTGACTATAATAAAATGATGAAGGATGTACATAAAATTGCCTCACTCATTCGTTCAAATCTCTCAGATCAAGCTATTACATTAGGACCAGTTGTATCGCAAATCTCACGGATTAACAATCGTTATTACTCTCAAGTAATTATAAAGTATAAAAGAGAGCCAAACTTATCACCTATGCTTGAACGACTACTTGAAGAATACAATACAGGTGGAGTAAACGTTATAATTGATATGTATCCAACATTCTTAATGTGA
- a CDS encoding UDP-N-acetylmuramoyl-L-alanyl-D-glutamate--2,6-diaminopimelate ligase, translated as MVISQLLKDVHIKYKSPNVYPNIEIEHITENTGDLLNHTCFFCIRGKFFDGHHLIEQLDHNKTSLIIAEEKLDTEIPYIVVDNTRKALALISRNFNNNPTSKLNMVGVTGTDGKTTTSLIIKHLIDTFTSCAYIGTNGLYYKNKRIPTELTTPKPIHLHKYLTDLIKEQVNYVSMEVSSQGLDYYRAEGIEFNIAVFTNISHEHLDHHKTFDNYLNSKMKLFKQLKEDDVAIINFDQEEIAMKIIQNCKAKVFTYGMNKKADFYISNVSSSMYQTKYDLHTPFGNFYDINLNLFGDFNALNSVAALITCYSLGFDFKKAISALNYINSIEGRMQILDERQPFNVIVDFAHTPNSLDKLLNNISPLKRNKMTVVFGSAGDRDKTKRPIMGQVTSKYADKIILTSEDPKTEEPLDIINSIYSGIDDIGKVEIIPDRKIAIEKALSEADLDDFVVITGKGNESSQQFNGYSVEHNDIHIATTFLKRRYHK; from the coding sequence ATGGTAATTAGTCAATTACTAAAGGATGTTCACATTAAGTATAAAAGTCCTAATGTCTATCCTAATATAGAAATAGAACATATTACTGAGAATACAGGGGATCTCTTAAATCACACATGTTTCTTTTGCATTCGTGGTAAGTTTTTTGATGGTCATCATTTAATCGAACAGCTAGATCACAACAAAACGAGTTTAATTATAGCAGAAGAAAAACTCGATACCGAAATACCTTATATAGTTGTCGACAATACAAGAAAGGCTCTGGCTTTAATAAGTCGAAACTTTAATAACAATCCTACAAGTAAACTTAATATGGTTGGTGTGACAGGTACTGATGGTAAAACAACAACATCACTTATTATTAAACATTTAATTGATACATTCACCAGTTGCGCATATATTGGTACAAACGGATTGTACTATAAAAATAAACGAATACCCACTGAACTCACTACACCAAAACCAATTCATTTGCATAAATACCTAACTGATCTGATAAAAGAACAGGTAAACTATGTATCAATGGAAGTGTCATCTCAAGGTCTGGATTATTACCGAGCAGAAGGCATTGAGTTTAATATAGCAGTTTTTACTAACATTAGTCATGAACATCTTGATCATCATAAGACCTTTGATAACTACTTGAATTCAAAAATGAAGCTCTTCAAACAGTTAAAAGAAGATGATGTTGCAATTATAAATTTTGATCAGGAAGAGATTGCTATGAAAATTATTCAAAATTGTAAAGCAAAGGTGTTTACATATGGTATGAATAAGAAAGCTGATTTCTATATTAGCAATGTTTCTAGTTCAATGTATCAAACGAAATACGACTTACATACTCCATTTGGCAATTTTTACGATATTAATTTAAACTTATTTGGAGACTTCAATGCATTAAATTCAGTTGCTGCGCTCATTACTTGTTATTCGCTAGGGTTTGATTTTAAGAAGGCAATTTCGGCTTTAAATTATATTAATTCTATAGAAGGTCGCATGCAAATATTAGATGAGAGGCAACCGTTTAATGTAATCGTTGACTTTGCTCATACACCAAACTCACTTGATAAATTGCTTAACAACATAAGTCCATTAAAACGTAATAAGATGACAGTGGTTTTTGGTAGTGCAGGCGATCGCGATAAAACCAAGCGTCCTATTATGGGGCAAGTAACATCAAAGTATGCTGATAAAATCATTTTGACGAGTGAAGACCCTAAAACCGAGGAACCGCTTGACATTATTAATTCGATCTATTCTGGTATCGATGATATCGGTAAAGTTGAAATTATTCCAGACCGAAAAATTGCAATTGAAAAAGCACTGAGTGAGGCAGATTTGGATGATTTTGTGGTCATAACAGGAAAAGGCAATGAATCTAGTCAGCAATTCAACGGATATAGTGTTGAACACAACGATATACATATTGCTACAACTTTTCTCAAACGTAGGTATCACAAATAA
- a CDS encoding PHP domain-containing protein, whose amino-acid sequence MKIDLHLHCKERSGCSIATEIEQIEAAIGYGLDGIVITDHDKLVPKEHLKELNDKYAPFKVFGGVEVTTVPNGDHVLVIGVTDDALETEEWTYERLYKFVKTHNGFIALCHPYRYGNTVNIDIATFVPDAIEIHSTNIGVDDTPRIETLAKRLGCKLIANSDSHHTKDTGIYHNIIPGYPDHLDELTRILLEANIEIGRDEKRVTYFNKKVRERELVIKKMIEEGKTAEDYTRITGEWDGNFNRVLLGKTYEI is encoded by the coding sequence ATGAAAATTGACTTGCATTTACATTGCAAAGAACGATCAGGATGTAGCATAGCAACTGAAATCGAACAAATTGAAGCAGCAATCGGATACGGATTAGATGGAATCGTAATCACGGACCATGATAAATTGGTGCCTAAAGAGCATTTAAAAGAGCTGAACGATAAATATGCACCATTTAAAGTCTTTGGAGGAGTTGAAGTTACTACTGTTCCTAATGGTGATCATGTGCTGGTGATTGGTGTGACAGACGATGCCTTAGAGACTGAGGAGTGGACCTATGAACGATTATATAAGTTTGTAAAAACTCATAATGGATTTATTGCATTGTGCCATCCATACCGTTATGGGAATACAGTTAATATTGACATTGCGACGTTTGTACCAGATGCAATTGAAATTCATTCAACGAACATAGGAGTAGACGACACACCCAGAATAGAAACACTAGCAAAAAGGCTAGGGTGTAAGCTTATTGCTAATTCAGATTCGCATCATACAAAAGACACAGGAATTTACCATAATATAATACCTGGATATCCAGATCATTTAGATGAATTAACACGCATACTCCTTGAAGCAAACATAGAAATTGGAAGAGATGAAAAACGTGTCACTTACTTTAATAAAAAAGTTAGAGAGCGTGAGTTAGTAATTAAAAAAATGATTGAAGAGGGAAAAACAGCTGAAGATTACACACGAATAACTGGTGAATGGGATGGTAACTTTAATCGCGTATTACTTGGAAAAACATATGAAATCTAG
- the rpoZ gene encoding DNA-directed RNA polymerase subunit omega, whose product MRNPSIDQLLEKIDSKYKLAYASAKRARQLSQGQEELVDRPYSRKEVGIALEEILEDKLDIEFEE is encoded by the coding sequence ATGCGTAACCCATCTATTGATCAATTATTAGAAAAAATCGATTCTAAGTATAAGTTAGCTTATGCTTCTGCAAAAAGAGCACGTCAATTATCTCAAGGACAAGAAGAATTAGTTGACAGACCATACTCACGAAAAGAAGTAGGAATCGCGTTAGAAGAAATTTTAGAAGATAAGTTAGATATCGAATTTGAAGAATAA
- a CDS encoding Rqc2 family fibronectin-binding protein: MAIDGVFTHFLVDEIDSSITSGRINKIYQLSNNELIFVIRANRVTQKLLISTHPSYARTHLTNLDYIYPKEPPMFCMLLRKHLEGGIIKSITQKGNDRIIMIEVLHTNEIGDKVIKKVIIEIMGKHSNFILVDNDTNKIIDCIKHISPFLNSYRTLQPGANYIFPPSQDKINPFKATRDDFKRIDHTTNNISRELVKTFEGVSPLLAREIMFNTTYPNYEAIYNSFHDLFDTLKIEPTMKITEKRDYYYLFDLKSISGESRLFDTLSKLLDRVFYGKDKKDRIKQQTQDLERFIKNELDKNVHKIENLNSDLEHSEKADEFKLSGELLTANAYMIKKGEKKVQLENYYSPSLETIDITLDPRLDPIENAQKYFTKYQKAKNSVKYILEQIELTKQEIRYFETLYAQIASANINDAMEIRQELEDEGYLKRRYRKKKKNAKPKYETYYDEDGVEILVGKNNIQNEYLTHKVANRNETWMHAKDIPGSHVIVRTTEELSETTIRTAAQLAAFYSKGKQSSSVPIDYTKIKNVKKIAGSKPGFVTYDHQKTIFIDPDEEFILNLSQK, from the coding sequence ATGGCAATCGATGGTGTATTTACCCATTTCTTGGTAGACGAAATTGATTCTAGTATCACATCGGGTCGAATAAATAAAATCTATCAGTTATCAAATAATGAGCTTATTTTTGTGATCCGTGCAAATAGAGTGACACAGAAATTATTAATTTCAACACATCCTAGTTACGCTCGTACTCACCTTACAAATTTAGATTATATTTATCCTAAAGAACCACCGATGTTCTGTATGCTACTTAGAAAGCATTTAGAAGGTGGTATTATTAAATCAATCACACAAAAGGGTAATGACCGCATTATTATGATTGAAGTACTTCATACAAATGAAATTGGTGACAAGGTCATAAAAAAAGTAATCATTGAAATTATGGGTAAACATAGTAATTTTATATTAGTCGACAATGACACGAATAAGATCATCGATTGTATTAAACATATATCGCCATTCTTAAACTCGTATCGCACCCTTCAACCAGGAGCTAACTATATTTTCCCACCTAGTCAAGACAAAATTAACCCATTCAAAGCGACACGTGACGATTTTAAAAGAATTGACCATACAACGAATAATATAAGTCGTGAGTTAGTCAAAACATTTGAGGGCGTTTCGCCTCTTTTAGCAAGAGAAATTATGTTTAATACTACGTATCCGAATTATGAAGCAATTTATAATAGCTTTCACGACTTGTTTGATACGCTAAAAATAGAGCCTACAATGAAGATTACAGAAAAACGTGATTACTATTACTTATTCGATTTAAAATCAATCTCTGGCGAATCTAGACTGTTTGATACGCTGAGTAAATTACTTGATCGTGTTTTTTATGGTAAGGATAAGAAGGATCGCATTAAACAACAAACACAAGACCTAGAACGATTCATAAAAAATGAATTAGATAAAAATGTTCATAAAATTGAAAACTTAAATAGCGATTTAGAACATTCCGAAAAGGCTGATGAATTTAAATTAAGCGGTGAACTTTTAACAGCGAATGCATACATGATCAAAAAGGGTGAGAAAAAAGTTCAACTTGAAAACTACTACTCTCCGTCGCTTGAGACCATTGATATTACATTAGACCCAAGGCTTGATCCAATTGAGAATGCTCAGAAATATTTCACTAAATATCAGAAAGCTAAAAATTCTGTTAAATATATTCTAGAGCAAATTGAACTAACGAAACAAGAAATTCGTTATTTTGAAACACTTTATGCGCAAATAGCGTCAGCCAATATCAATGATGCAATGGAAATAAGACAGGAACTTGAGGATGAGGGCTATCTCAAAAGACGATACAGAAAAAAGAAAAAGAATGCTAAACCAAAATACGAAACCTATTACGATGAAGATGGCGTTGAAATTTTAGTAGGGAAAAACAACATTCAAAACGAGTACTTAACACATAAAGTTGCCAATCGAAATGAAACGTGGATGCATGCAAAAGACATACCCGGTTCTCATGTTATTGTGAGAACTACTGAAGAACTATCTGAAACAACGATACGAACTGCAGCACAACTTGCTGCATTCTATTCAAAAGGTAAACAGTCATCTAGTGTTCCTATTGACTATACCAAAATTAAAAATGTAAAGAAAATAGCAGGTTCAAAACCCGGATTTGTCACCTATGATCATCAAAAAACGATTTTTATTGACCCCGATGAGGAATTTATATTAAATTTATCTCAAAAGTAA
- the gmk gene encoding guanylate kinase produces MKLNERGLLVVISGPSGVGKGTVRKALFNIDRHNLEYSVSMTTRSPRLGEQDGKDYYFVSKDEFENRIKEGKFLEYAEFVGNYYGTPLDKVEERLNVGKEVVLEIEVQGAMQVREKMPEAVFVFIAPPSRDALRERITGRATEPEKIINQRMDKADREFDVAHKYDYIVVNDTVENAADKIMAIIRAEHSKTKRTIHKYMKMLEVE; encoded by the coding sequence ATGAAACTTAATGAAAGAGGATTACTGGTCGTAATATCAGGTCCTTCTGGAGTAGGAAAAGGTACTGTACGTAAGGCATTATTTAATATTGACAGACATAATCTAGAATATTCAGTATCGATGACTACACGTAGCCCTAGACTGGGTGAACAAGATGGCAAAGATTATTACTTTGTTTCTAAAGATGAATTTGAAAACCGGATTAAAGAAGGAAAGTTCTTAGAGTATGCCGAATTTGTTGGTAATTACTACGGGACTCCATTAGATAAAGTAGAGGAACGTTTAAATGTTGGTAAAGAGGTTGTTTTAGAAATAGAGGTTCAAGGAGCAATGCAAGTTCGCGAAAAAATGCCTGAAGCTGTATTTGTTTTTATTGCACCGCCTAGTCGAGATGCCTTAAGAGAGCGAATTACAGGTAGGGCAACAGAACCAGAAAAGATTATTAACCAACGAATGGATAAAGCAGATCGAGAATTTGATGTTGCACACAAGTATGATTATATTGTGGTGAATGACACAGTTGAAAATGCAGCGGATAAAATTATGGCAATTATACGTGCTGAGCACTCTAAAACAAAACGAACAATTCATAAATATATGAAAATGCTGGAGGTAGAATAA